The stretch of DNA GAATAACTGAATTTCattgtatttgaaaaatacagttcATTTTTAATTCTACCGTGCTGAATAGCTGAACAGGCTGCGGCATCAGTGATGCCTGAGCTCCCTGGGATTAGAGGACTCTGGGTCCCGGGAGTGCCGGGACCTTTTATGCCGGTGGGATTTATCTTGGTGCCTACTTCTACTCCTGTGACTACGCCCCTCAGAGCACCTGTCATGCCGCCCCTCAGAGCGCCTGTCATGCCATCTGGAATGTATGTCTGAGCTTCGAcccctgtctctctccctgtgcctgtcttctctctcttccctcctgctTGATGACTTGTGTTCATGCTTGGACTTCTCCTTTCTTGGCTCCCTCTCTTGGTCCTCCGTTCCACTACGGCAGGTCATCCTGACCTCAGGGGAACTGGGGTGGGACTTCCGCACCTCCCTGGACTCTGACTTCTGacccttctctgccttctctgagtGCTTGCCACTGTGCTTTTTAGAGCCCGGGTCATCCTTTTCCTTTATCATCTTGCTTCTGGGCAATGAAGAGGAGGCTGGCTACTCTGCCTGTACCTCCCGGCCAgtcttctgtctttctttttttttcttttcttcctttttgtctgGAGGAAAAGAGGGGCacaatcagtaagaaaaagaagatggaaaagatgGAGGATATACAAAAGAAAAGCATGCTTGGCAGCAGCATGAAACACTCACGGTCTCTACTTCTAGAAAAGTGCCTCCAAGAATGCAATCTGGATGTCTGTCACCCTTAATATGTCAGGTCGCTGTATAAGGCAACTCCAGCTCTTAAGTCTCTCTCTAAAGACCCTACCTCCAAACAGTCACGTTAGGTACCagagggttaggacttcaatgtaCACATTTTGGTGGCCAGAATTTAGCCCACAGCATTAGTCTTCTGCTGATACTTCTTCTTTCCCAGTTAAAGTAAGGTTCCCCACACCTGCCCCCTTCACACTTGAGAACTGACTACCAACTCTCAGTGAAGGCTAAGAAGAGCAAACATTAAGCCTACCCAGAATCTTCTCATAGGCCTTAACCATTtaccttttttgtgttttttggtgGGTTTGTCATCTTCAGAGCCCTCAGATGAACTTGGCGGAGGAGTATGAGTCCCACAGCCCCTCTCCTGCAGCTCTCTGGTCACCTCATCCATTTCTTCTGAGTCCTCAGGAAGTCGATAGTTAGATACATGATCCACTCGGATAGTTCTTCCTTTGATCTAGGACAGACAGGCACTGCTTTAGCAGATAGCTAACTACTTGCTACCAAACACAGCCTTCTATCTATTTGAACCCAGCTGCAGAAATCCATGGTTTGAACCATTCCCATTATCCTCTTGCTAATTCTGTTTCTCAGAAAATCTCAAAAGCAGACCTGCTCAAGTGATGTGTCACAGCACACATCCCTACACATTCGCTCAACCCTGGGGGCAGTCAGGTAGAGCCTGGGGCAGCTGGAGATCCTGGGAGCCTCATCAGTTTATCCCAGAGTTCTATATAAATATCTCCATGTTATAAGTGTGCCATGAAGTGAAAAGAGCCTGGGAAGTACTGCCCCAAAGCATAAGCAGCATGGAAAACTGCAAGAGTTTAGATGCACAAACATGAATTACCTTCCATCTGTAACATTAATTTACGGTGAAACACACTGTTAAAAAGCCTGGAAGCCAAAAGGAATTCCTAAAATTCAGCTCAATGCTACAGCTGCTTTCTCAACACAAATGGATGAGGCCAAAGCAGAACAATAGCTGGGAGGGGGTAAGGAATCTAGAAAGGactactttcttttctcttaagcCCTCACTGCTTGCTCCACCCCCACCATACTGGAACCACTGGCTCATGCTGATACTATCACTGCGAATCCCAACTCTCCAggtgaacaacaaaaaattaaaccttcacttaaaacaaaaacattcggGCAGATACAGACTTATTCTATAGGCAATGCCATCAGAAATGTGAAATGTCTGGCTTTTACTGTTCCATTCAAGAGCAAGTTTTTACTCTTACCCCTAAGCCTGAGTACTTTCACCTATCCCATTCCACCATAAAAGGTGGAATAAAGTCACCTTTTATGGTGACTTCCTTTCACTGCTGGTGCAATCAGTGACAAATTCTCCAAGTCAAGAGTCACCCCTCCAACCTGTGACAATGCTCATTCAATGGCAGTGCTTTGGGAGCATGTGGAGCATAGATAACCCTGACTTGCCCCATCCCTTTTTATGTCTCACTCTCATGTCATCACTCACCGTCTCACTTACaagggtggaggagagagaataGAGGACAGAAAACTTCAGAATGAGTTACTTTCATAGACTTTGTCATGAGATTTTAACTAGAGAATTTTCAGGGCCCAGTACTGCTAAGTCAATGGAGACATATGAGAGACATACATGGCTAGGTCCTCAGCCACAAAACCATGATAGAACCCCAAATTCTCTGATACAGGACAGCATTAAACAGCAGTGTTTGCTAGTCTCTTTGCCCTCcaatacagcagaaatgagaGTGGAGTGTGAGGAAGAAAAGGTGAAAAACAGATGCCTGGTTGGGTGCAAGATGAAGGGGAGTGGGGGGTCATGGTACCTATGCTCCTGAGGACATAGCTTGCTAAGTGATGGGGAAAAGAAACACATGTTGACAGGGTCATGAGCCAACGGAATTATTTCCTGGGGTCATTTCCCAGTCAGTATGTCCCCACACCTCTGCAACCCAGCTGACCAGTACTGCCCTTGAGCCTGCAGTCATCAGCTGGGAAATGAAACTGAAACCCTACACAATGGAAAAGTTCTGCTCAGTAAGCATACTCACCTTGATCCCATTAAAACTGTCAACAGCCAGAACTGTGCTCCTCTGGTCTTCatagcagaggaaacagaatccTTTGGATTTCCCAGTCTTCTTGTCCCGTACCAGATTAATGTTAACAATCTCCCCGTatctatttaatttataaaagagtAAGACACTattgatttaaaatgtaaaaactttcAGATTGGAtgacaaaacaaaattcaaataatataatCTGTACAGGAGACACACTGAGAACAAGATGACAAAGAaaggttaaaaattaaaagttagaaAAAGATATATCACGAacacctaattttaaaaatgggtggTAGTATTAAGATCAAAGATGAATTCAAGGCCAACCAAAAGAAGCATTTAAATGTGACTAAGAGGGCTCTTTTACACAGAAAAAGGTCCTAATACATAAGTCATGAAATTTTATACATAAATTAACACatccaaaattttaattaaaaatacaaagagcaACTAAGAGTGAAAGTTATTAGAGATTTTAACACACCACTTTGAGTTCACAACacataaaattgagaaaaataagtccgaggaattaatataaaattttataactaCAAATAAACATATACTTAATAATATAACAATTacattgttaaaaatattaacatcagACTAGTAGATATACAGATATATTCGACTGTACAAAGAGTTTCTTCTCAAGAATCCATGAAACACATATTAAAACTGACTGTAGACTAGATCTCAAAGTAAACCTCAATCATCTCCAAAAACAGCACAGACCATGTTCTCCAATCATAATGTGAAACAGCTGGGAAcaataatttcaaaacaaaaaatgccCTAACTAGAACTTGAAACCTGTTCTCCAGGCTAACTActggatgaaagagaaagtgaaataaaataaagaaatcatggTAGACTatttagaaaacaacaaaaatgggaATATATACCAAAActtagtgtctgtgtgtgttaagtcgctcagtcttgtccgactctttgcgaccccaagcactatagtccgccaggctcctctgtccatggaattctccagacaagaacactggagtgggttgccatttccttctccaggggatcttccggaaccaggtctcctgcattgcaggcagatgctttaccgtctgagctacctttacctttaccgtctgagcccacCAAAACTTACAGGATGTGGCTAAAACCACACTCAGGAAAATCTGTGACATTAAagaattttattgttaaaaaggaaaggggaattccctggcagtcacaGTGGTCAGGACTTGGTGTTTCACTGCCAGGGttcaggttcaaaccctggtcagggaactaagatcccacaagccacaggggAGCGGGGGATAGTAAATCTTAGGAAGGTAGGTGGAAGTTAATAAAGacataatttaatgaaaaaaaatagaaaaaattctgCCTTActcattatataaaaattaattccagaAAAGTTAAAGCTTCATAAACTTAAAACTACAGTCATAAAAATACAATAGTAACTGATGGAAATGTTATACCTCAGCCCCAGATCTAGCATCTTACTTAAAAGAAAACACTAGAAACGATTCAACTATGGTATTCAGCTATTTAACACTATTTAATATTGTAGGTATTGGCCCATGCAATTAGACAGgagaaaacagatataaaaaaagagtaaatatatgtgtatgtataactgacacactttgctgcacagcagaaactagtacaacactgtaaatcaactatactctaattttaaaaactaatttaaaaatgaaaaagtaaagctAT from Bos mutus isolate GX-2022 chromosome X, NWIPB_WYAK_1.1, whole genome shotgun sequence encodes:
- the RBMX2 gene encoding RNA-binding motif protein, X-linked 2 produces the protein MRLAASPGSCFLGSEPEPAEMNPLTKVKLINELNEREVELGVAEKVSWHNEYKDSAWIFLGGLPYELTEGDIICVFSQYGEIVNINLVRDKKTGKSKGFCFLCYEDQRSTVLAVDSFNGIKIKGRTIRVDHVSNYRLPEDSEEMDEVTRELQERGCGTHTPPPSSSEGSEDDKPTKKHKKDKKEEKKKKERQKTGREVQAE